The Anaerohalosphaeraceae bacterium genome has a segment encoding these proteins:
- a CDS encoding AAA family ATPase produces MNKKLLETLEQEARKVLVGMPNMESKDEVRHFCNKVIAFCDQYGITRGELAASIGVSLAALSQFLLGKYEGDSKKIAARLVDYMNRTAKRAERKKESPYVETTIAKAIFAVIKQAESFTQPGEGRIAVIIGDAGHGKSICLRQYAAVHPAAIYVKLDDTMTSVAMFAAIAAAMDLDSYGGMKTLTSRIREHLLKRERTLLLDECSGLTVAKLNQLRQIIGENGSTLILAGNNQLLKTIQSDAARKGNETLDQFRSRGIPVLAAWPSG; encoded by the coding sequence ATGAATAAAAAGCTGCTCGAAACGCTCGAGCAGGAGGCCCGAAAAGTATTGGTAGGGATGCCGAATATGGAAAGCAAGGATGAGGTCAGGCACTTCTGCAACAAGGTGATCGCCTTCTGCGATCAGTACGGCATAACGCGAGGCGAGCTGGCGGCCTCCATCGGTGTGTCGCTGGCGGCCCTGTCGCAGTTTCTGCTGGGCAAGTATGAGGGGGACTCGAAAAAAATTGCCGCCCGATTGGTGGATTATATGAACCGAACGGCCAAGCGGGCCGAGCGGAAAAAAGAATCACCCTATGTGGAGACGACGATTGCCAAGGCCATCTTTGCAGTCATCAAACAAGCCGAATCCTTTACGCAGCCGGGTGAGGGACGCATTGCCGTCATCATCGGCGATGCCGGGCACGGCAAATCGATCTGCCTGCGGCAGTATGCGGCGGTCCACCCGGCGGCCATCTATGTCAAGCTCGACGACACGATGACCAGCGTGGCGATGTTTGCGGCGATTGCGGCGGCGATGGACCTGGACTCGTACGGCGGGATGAAAACACTCACCAGCCGCATCCGTGAACATCTGCTCAAACGTGAACGCACGCTGCTGTTGGATGAGTGCAGCGGACTGACCGTCGCGAAACTCAATCAGCTGCGGCAGATTATCGGCGAGAACGGCAGCACGCTGATATTGGCCGGCAACAATCAGCTGCTCAAGACGATTCAGTCGGATGCGGCCCGCAAGGGCAATGAGACGCTCGACCAGTTCCGCTCGCGCGGCATTCCGGTGCTGGCCGCATGGCCCAGCGG